The following are encoded together in the Parabacteroides chongii genome:
- a CDS encoding cyclophilin-like fold protein — protein MKKFLLIPLMLLTVMSMAACGGSDDDPVMPETPEQPEQPETPITSMKLNITVGSRTITATMEDNAAARDFLSRLPLEVTLNDYNNITEKIFYPSPALTTAGVTRGCSPAPGDITIYVPWGNVAIFCKNWSRSNDLIKIGRIDGDGIGVLNVVGDIAVKFERQ, from the coding sequence ATGAAAAAGTTTTTATTAATTCCATTGATGCTGTTGACCGTTATGTCGATGGCTGCCTGTGGAGGATCGGACGATGATCCGGTGATGCCTGAAACACCTGAACAACCTGAACAACCCGAAACTCCTATAACATCTATGAAACTAAATATTACAGTCGGGAGCCGGACGATTACGGCTACGATGGAAGACAATGCTGCTGCACGAGATTTCCTCTCGCGTTTGCCTTTGGAGGTGACTCTGAATGATTATAACAATATTACTGAAAAGATTTTTTATCCGTCGCCTGCGCTGACGACGGCTGGTGTGACACGGGGCTGCTCACCCGCACCCGGTGATATTACGATTTATGTACCGTGGGGTAATGTCGCTATTTTCTGTAAAAACTGGTCGCGAAGCAACGATCTGATTAAGATCGGTCGTATCGACGGTGATGGTATCGGGGTTTTGAATGTGGTGGGTGATATAGCGGTGAAATTTGAAAGACAATAA
- a CDS encoding helix-turn-helix domain-containing protein: MEEINKDEIIELDSVDRYNKIFGLETQHPLVSVVDLAQSTQWPERAWFRYGVYALFLKDVKCGNIKYGRQYYDYQDGTIVCFAPGQVTDLEMLPNIQPHAHGILFHPDLIHGTALGQEIRNYSFFSYETNEALHLSEEERQTVMDCLQNISNELKHAIDKHSRRLICANIGLLLDYCMRYYERQFQTRAEVNSDIIVRFEQLLNDYFEGDAPQKEGLPSVKYFADKVFLSPNYFGDMIRKQTGRTASEYIQDRVIGVAKEKLLSSDKTMSEIAYDLGFQYPQHLSRMFKRVVGITPNEYRMQN; encoded by the coding sequence ATGGAAGAGATCAATAAAGATGAAATTATCGAACTAGACAGCGTAGATCGTTACAACAAAATCTTCGGACTTGAAACCCAGCATCCTTTGGTGAGTGTCGTCGATTTGGCCCAGTCCACACAATGGCCTGAAAGAGCCTGGTTCCGATATGGGGTGTATGCACTATTCCTGAAAGATGTCAAATGCGGTAACATCAAATATGGTCGTCAATACTATGACTATCAGGATGGAACTATCGTCTGCTTCGCTCCGGGACAGGTAACCGACCTGGAAATGCTACCGAACATACAGCCTCATGCACACGGTATTCTCTTTCATCCTGACCTGATACATGGTACCGCCCTCGGTCAGGAAATCAGAAACTACTCTTTCTTCTCTTACGAGACCAACGAGGCACTCCATCTTTCCGAAGAAGAGCGGCAAACTGTCATGGACTGCTTACAGAATATTTCAAACGAACTGAAACATGCCATCGATAAACACAGTCGTCGGCTGATCTGTGCCAATATCGGATTATTACTCGACTACTGTATGCGTTACTATGAACGTCAGTTTCAAACACGGGCTGAAGTGAATAGCGACATCATCGTCCGCTTCGAACAGTTACTGAATGATTACTTCGAGGGAGACGCACCGCAAAAAGAGGGATTGCCATCCGTGAAATATTTCGCCGACAAAGTCTTCCTTTCCCCCAACTATTTTGGCGATATGATACGTAAACAAACTGGACGTACCGCCTCTGAGTATATACAGGACCGAGTAATAGGAGTGGCAAAGGAAAAATTACTCTCATCCGACAAAACGATGAGCGAAATAGCTTACGACCTCGGCTTTCAGTATCCACAACATCTCAGCCGCATGTTCAAACGGGTAGTTGGAATAACTCCCAATGAATATCGGATGCAGAACTGA
- a CDS encoding acyl-CoA dehydratase activase-related protein, whose protein sequence is MKPNTICSIGIDVGSTTLKVVVLNDRNEIIYKVYRRHKADFNTLFVEELNTVTSRFPDCRFTIAITGSAGMGISERTGIPFVQEVVASIEVVDKEYPDTHTLIDLGGEDAKMVFFKDGKQPDIRMNGSCAGGTGAFIDQMADLMNIPVEELGRQALKYEKLYPVASRCGVFAKTDVQNLISRNVPVPDISMSILRTVAVQSVTTLARGCDIQPKILCIGGPLTFIPALRDSFVELLKLDEADLIVPANSEYFPAWGTALYNREGETIEDISLLIQKLGIKDHKRKDVLPALFASEEEYQSWKENRKVKPLKRAELGSKKNIECFLGIDSGSTTTKILIMDTDSDIVYTFYGTNQGNSLRKVIEGLNGFYREAKNKGVTFRFISSAATGYGEDLIKSALNLDYGIVETMAHLSGAQYVDPEVSFVLDIGGQDMKSIFTRNGVISNIELNEACSSGCGSFLQNFAATMNMGLSEFTKAACLAEYPSELGSRCTVFMNSKVKQSLRENAALGDIAAGLAYSVIKNCLFKVLKITNLNLLGEHIVVQGGTFRNDAVYRALELLSGKSVSTTDYPELMGALGAALYARKMWQADKKLTLFTGEEVLPDVNTVDTKELQCKGCTNKCSILRFRFDNGNICYAGNKCEKVFFSKATAAEKGYNAFDRKNEILFARSGEKQTSVSGLRIGIPRVLNMFENYPFWHTLLTECNLEVVLSPESTTALYQKGVGSVMSDNICFPAKLVHGHILALAEQKVDRIFYPMIVKEEKEFDSSINSYNCPVVSGYPDVIRSSMEPEEKFGIPFDKPVVTFSNDKALEKACFTYLSSLGVSEVVFRKAFVKALKERNETKDALRDKQKALFDQAVRENKLVFVVVGRPYHTDPLIHQKVGQILSDMGVYVFTDDIFRHKESKGFGKLNIVSQWSYPNRVVQAAMEVAKLPQNVQLVQLNSFGCGPDSFFMDETGEILKQAGKNHTILRIDEIASPGSVRLRMRSLIESLKVIIPDPVTGTKTFQGYDVAYKKEDRQKTILAPWFADFISPFIPALGELAGYKIVNLPKTNTVSAEAGLVYGHNEVCYPSTLILGDIITALQSGKYDLDDVVVAITQTGGQCRATNYLAQIKSGLMNAGFSNIPVLVFAAGEVFQNDQKAFKLPVLKLMDIVVYMLLYADALQQMYSSTIIREKKKGETQHLFDFYIDRGVEAIRRNDHKALLSLLEQAVADFNGVDIYDREFTKIGLVGEIYVKYNNYGQAHITEWLRSRNMEVVTPPIIDFVMQYFVNSLANVKNGLQKDNLFKHCLSPIFWKYMNDKIRKVEGIVKSCRFHVPSKSIYVKAKYASEILDLSNQFGEGWLIAGEVASYARQGIKRVVCIQPFGCIANHIVAKGIEKRLRKFYPEMNLLYLDVDGGMAEVNLQNRLHFLMND, encoded by the coding sequence ATGAAACCAAATACTATTTGTAGTATCGGGATCGATGTCGGTTCTACTACATTGAAAGTTGTTGTTTTGAATGATCGGAATGAAATCATTTACAAAGTTTACAGACGTCATAAGGCCGATTTTAATACCTTATTTGTTGAAGAACTGAATACTGTCACTTCCCGATTCCCTGATTGCCGGTTTACGATAGCCATTACGGGATCGGCTGGCATGGGGATATCCGAACGGACAGGGATTCCTTTTGTTCAGGAAGTCGTTGCATCTATAGAAGTAGTAGATAAAGAATATCCGGACACACATACGCTGATAGATCTGGGTGGTGAAGATGCCAAAATGGTATTCTTTAAAGACGGAAAACAACCGGATATCCGTATGAACGGAAGCTGTGCCGGCGGAACGGGAGCTTTTATCGACCAGATGGCCGACCTGATGAATATTCCTGTCGAAGAACTGGGGCGTCAGGCGCTGAAGTATGAAAAGTTATACCCGGTAGCTTCCCGTTGCGGTGTATTTGCGAAAACGGACGTACAAAACCTTATCTCGCGCAACGTGCCGGTTCCTGATATATCCATGTCGATCTTGCGGACTGTCGCTGTGCAAAGTGTGACTACGCTTGCCCGTGGATGCGATATACAACCGAAAATACTTTGTATAGGCGGTCCGCTGACGTTTATCCCTGCATTACGAGACTCTTTTGTCGAACTACTGAAGCTGGATGAAGCAGATCTGATCGTTCCGGCAAACAGTGAGTATTTTCCGGCATGGGGAACAGCCCTTTATAACCGGGAGGGAGAGACAATCGAAGACATATCCTTGCTGATACAAAAGCTGGGAATAAAGGATCATAAACGGAAAGATGTATTACCTGCTTTATTCGCTAGTGAAGAGGAATATCAGTCCTGGAAAGAGAACCGGAAGGTAAAACCTTTAAAACGGGCAGAACTCGGTTCGAAGAAAAATATCGAATGCTTCCTGGGTATCGACTCCGGTTCCACGACGACCAAGATACTGATCATGGATACGGACAGTGATATCGTTTATACGTTCTATGGCACCAACCAGGGAAATTCCCTGAGGAAGGTGATCGAGGGACTGAACGGATTTTACCGGGAAGCCAAAAACAAAGGAGTTACATTCCGCTTTATCTCATCTGCGGCGACAGGCTACGGGGAAGACCTGATCAAGTCGGCATTAAATCTCGATTACGGGATCGTGGAAACGATGGCGCATTTATCCGGTGCACAATATGTAGACCCGGAAGTCTCCTTCGTACTGGACATCGGCGGACAGGATATGAAATCCATATTCACCCGCAATGGAGTCATATCGAATATCGAGCTGAATGAAGCCTGTTCATCCGGTTGCGGCTCTTTCCTTCAGAACTTTGCGGCAACCATGAATATGGGGCTTTCAGAGTTCACGAAAGCAGCCTGCCTGGCAGAATATCCCAGTGAGCTGGGTTCACGCTGTACTGTTTTTATGAATTCGAAGGTGAAACAGTCATTGCGTGAAAATGCGGCATTAGGCGATATTGCAGCAGGTCTGGCTTATTCGGTCATCAAGAACTGTCTGTTCAAGGTGCTGAAGATTACGAACCTTAACCTTTTGGGAGAACATATCGTGGTGCAGGGCGGAACGTTCCGCAACGATGCTGTTTACCGTGCACTCGAACTCCTGTCCGGCAAATCGGTCAGTACCACCGACTATCCCGAACTGATGGGAGCGTTAGGAGCTGCTTTATATGCCCGGAAGATGTGGCAGGCTGATAAGAAGCTGACGTTGTTTACCGGAGAGGAAGTATTGCCGGATGTAAATACGGTGGATACAAAAGAATTACAGTGTAAAGGATGTACGAACAAATGTTCGATCCTTCGTTTCCGGTTTGATAACGGGAATATTTGTTATGCAGGAAATAAATGCGAGAAAGTGTTTTTTAGCAAAGCCACGGCTGCGGAGAAAGGCTATAACGCTTTTGACAGAAAGAATGAGATTCTTTTTGCCCGTAGTGGTGAAAAGCAGACGTCTGTATCCGGTTTGCGGATTGGTATTCCGCGGGTGCTGAATATGTTTGAGAATTATCCTTTCTGGCATACCTTGCTTACCGAATGTAATTTGGAAGTGGTATTGTCTCCCGAGTCTACGACGGCTCTTTACCAAAAAGGAGTCGGGAGTGTGATGTCTGACAACATCTGTTTTCCGGCCAAGTTGGTGCACGGGCATATCCTGGCATTGGCAGAGCAAAAGGTCGACCGTATTTTCTATCCGATGATCGTGAAGGAAGAAAAAGAGTTCGACTCATCGATCAATTCATACAATTGCCCGGTCGTGAGCGGTTATCCGGATGTGATCCGGAGTTCTATGGAACCGGAGGAAAAGTTCGGTATTCCGTTCGACAAACCTGTCGTTACTTTTAGTAATGACAAAGCACTGGAGAAAGCTTGTTTTACTTATCTCTCTTCTTTGGGCGTATCGGAGGTTGTTTTTAGAAAAGCCTTTGTGAAAGCGCTGAAAGAACGCAATGAGACGAAAGATGCTTTGCGGGATAAACAAAAAGCTTTGTTCGACCAGGCGGTCAGAGAGAATAAGCTGGTATTCGTGGTAGTGGGCAGACCTTATCATACAGACCCACTGATCCATCAGAAGGTAGGGCAGATCCTTTCGGATATGGGAGTATATGTGTTCACCGATGATATTTTCCGTCATAAGGAAAGTAAAGGGTTCGGTAAACTGAATATCGTCTCGCAATGGTCTTATCCTAACCGGGTCGTACAAGCAGCCATGGAAGTCGCAAAACTTCCCCAGAACGTGCAATTGGTACAACTGAACTCTTTCGGCTGTGGTCCCGACTCTTTCTTTATGGATGAAACCGGGGAAATATTGAAGCAAGCTGGCAAGAACCATACGATCTTACGTATCGACGAAATAGCCAGTCCGGGTTCTGTCCGGTTGCGTATGCGTTCCCTGATCGAGTCTTTGAAGGTGATAATACCTGATCCGGTAACAGGAACGAAGACATTCCAGGGCTATGATGTTGCCTATAAGAAAGAGGACAGGCAAAAGACGATACTCGCTCCCTGGTTTGCCGATTTTATCTCGCCTTTCATCCCGGCTCTCGGAGAACTGGCAGGTTATAAGATCGTCAATCTGCCAAAGACCAATACGGTTTCAGCGGAGGCCGGACTTGTCTACGGGCATAATGAAGTCTGTTATCCTTCCACATTGATTTTGGGAGATATTATCACGGCGTTGCAATCGGGTAAATATGACCTGGATGATGTTGTGGTTGCCATTACGCAAACAGGCGGTCAGTGCCGGGCTACGAACTATCTGGCACAGATCAAATCAGGTTTGATGAATGCGGGATTTTCCAATATTCCGGTGTTGGTATTTGCTGCCGGAGAGGTTTTCCAGAACGATCAGAAGGCGTTTAAACTTCCGGTTCTTAAGTTGATGGATATTGTCGTTTATATGCTTCTCTATGCGGATGCATTGCAGCAGATGTATAGCAGTACGATCATTCGGGAAAAGAAGAAAGGGGAGACGCAGCATCTGTTTGATTTCTATATCGACAGGGGGGTGGAAGCGATCCGCAGAAACGATCATAAAGCGTTGCTTTCCTTGTTGGAACAGGCTGTGGCCGACTTTAACGGAGTTGACATCTACGACCGTGAGTTTACGAAGATCGGCTTGGTAGGGGAGATCTATGTGAAATACAATAATTACGGACAGGCTCATATCACCGAATGGCTTCGTTCTCGGAATATGGAAGTGGTCACGCCTCCTATCATTGATTTCGTGATGCAATATTTCGTAAATTCTCTGGCCAATGTAAAGAATGGTTTGCAGAAGGATAATCTCTTTAAGCATTGCCTGAGTCCTATATTCTGGAAATATATGAATGACAAGATCAGGAAGGTGGAAGGAATCGTGAAGAGTTGTCGTTTTCATGTGCCGTCCAAATCAATATATGTAAAGGCAAAATATGCTTCGGAGATATTGGATTTGTCCAATCAGTTCGGTGAAGGTTGGTTGATAGCCGGAGAGGTGGCCAGCTATGCCCGTCAGGGGATAAAGAGGGTTGTCTGCATTCAGCCGTTCGGCTGCATTGCCAATCATATTGTAGCGAAAGGTATTGAGAAACGGTTGAGGAAGTTCTATCCGGAAATGAACCTGCTGTATCTGGATGTCGATGGCGGCATGGCAGAGGTGAATTTACAGAACAGGTTACATTTCCTGATGAATGATTAA
- a CDS encoding TetR/AcrR family transcriptional regulator: MVKKQSTSDVSDRILNVARDLFIKNGYAGTSIRDIAAASGTNVAHIKYYFESKYNLFEIIFDEAFEILFKRVSATLTSDMPFYDMVEAWISTYYEILSEYPQIPIFILNEVNQSPDTLIRKLLERDPLAIFTRLSERIAEEVKKGTIKDIPAIDLGLNILSLCVFPFMFRGLAIRIANRSETEYNEILAAHKKRVIDLIFSGLRP; the protein is encoded by the coding sequence ATGGTGAAAAAGCAATCGACATCGGATGTAAGTGACCGGATACTGAATGTAGCCCGTGACTTATTTATTAAAAATGGCTATGCCGGAACCAGTATCCGCGATATAGCGGCAGCTTCAGGTACTAATGTTGCCCACATAAAATATTATTTTGAGTCGAAGTATAATCTTTTCGAGATAATATTCGACGAAGCATTTGAAATTCTCTTTAAACGTGTTTCCGCAACTTTGACATCGGATATGCCATTCTACGATATGGTAGAAGCATGGATAAGTACCTATTATGAGATATTGTCCGAATATCCTCAGATTCCTATTTTTATCCTGAATGAAGTCAATCAGAGTCCCGATACTTTGATCAGGAAGTTGCTGGAACGTGATCCTCTGGCAATATTTACAAGATTGTCCGAAAGGATAGCTGAGGAAGTGAAAAAGGGAACGATAAAGGATATTCCGGCAATCGACCTGGGCTTAAATATCTTGTCGTTATGTGTATTCCCGTTTATGTTCAGGGGATTGGCCATCCGGATAGCGAACCGGTCGGAAACTGAATATAATGAAATTTTGGCAGCACACAAGAAACGTGTGATTGATTTGATCTTTAGTGGGTTGAGACCATAA
- a CDS encoding cation diffusion facilitator family transporter, translating into MSREKILIRTSWVSTIGNAILSVSKIVVGLLSGSLAVIGDGIDSATDVVISVVMIFTARLMNKPPSKKYVFGYEKAESIATKVLSLVIFYAGAQMLVSSVESIFSDETKEIPSAIAIYVTVFSIVGKLLLSTYQYKQGKKINSSMLIANAVNMRNDVVISCGVLLGLIFTFIFKLPILDSITGLVISLFIIKSSIGIFMDSNVELMDGVKDVNVYNKIFEAVEKVPGAGNPHRVRSRMVGNLYLITLDIEVDPQMTLMRAHEIADEVEKSIEDSIDNVYDILVHVEPAGKCQTDEKFGIDRDMVKQ; encoded by the coding sequence ATGTCACGAGAGAAAATCTTAATTAGAACTTCATGGGTAAGTACGATAGGCAACGCGATACTGTCCGTATCCAAAATTGTTGTCGGCTTGTTGTCGGGGAGTTTGGCTGTAATAGGAGATGGTATTGATTCGGCAACCGACGTGGTTATATCTGTTGTTATGATCTTTACGGCACGTTTGATGAACAAGCCGCCTTCCAAGAAATATGTGTTCGGTTATGAGAAAGCGGAGAGCATTGCCACAAAGGTGCTTTCGTTGGTGATCTTTTATGCAGGCGCACAGATGTTGGTGTCGTCGGTTGAAAGTATCTTTTCGGATGAAACGAAAGAGATTCCATCGGCTATTGCCATCTATGTTACGGTCTTTTCTATTGTCGGTAAACTTTTGTTGTCTACTTACCAATATAAACAAGGAAAGAAAATCAACAGTTCCATGCTGATCGCGAATGCTGTCAATATGCGTAATGATGTGGTTATTTCATGCGGTGTCTTGTTGGGGTTGATATTTACATTTATATTTAAGTTGCCTATACTCGACTCGATCACAGGATTGGTGATCAGCCTCTTTATCATCAAATCGTCTATCGGTATCTTTATGGATTCCAATGTCGAACTGATGGATGGAGTGAAAGATGTCAACGTATATAATAAGATATTTGAAGCTGTGGAGAAAGTTCCCGGTGCAGGTAATCCGCATCGTGTCCGGTCGAGAATGGTAGGTAATCTGTATCTGATTACGCTTGATATAGAAGTAGATCCGCAAATGACTTTAATGCGTGCCCATGAGATTGCCGATGAAGTAGAGAAGAGTATAGAAGACTCGATAGACAATGTATATGATATTTTAGTCCATGTGGAACCTGCCGGAAAATGTCAGACGGATGAGAAATTCGGTATCGACAGAGATATGGTGAAACAGTAA
- a CDS encoding class I SAM-dependent methyltransferase — MNSDYKVGDLIYDANIYDGMNTGLTDLQFYKRWLPKGKDTRILELCCGTGRLTVPIAQDGYDITGVDYTSSMLDQAKIKASEAGLEIPFIEADIRTLNLQEKYDLIFIPFNSIHHLYKNEDLFKAFSVVKNHLKDGGLFLLDCFNPNIRYIVEGEKEPMEIAAYTTDDGREVLIKQTMRYENTTQINRIEWHYFINGKFNSIQNLDMRMFFPQELDSYLEWNGFNIIHKYGGFDGEAFNDDSEKQIFVCRC, encoded by the coding sequence ATGAATAGTGATTATAAAGTTGGTGATTTAATTTATGATGCAAATATTTATGATGGCATGAATACCGGCCTAACTGATTTGCAATTTTATAAACGGTGGCTGCCGAAAGGTAAGGATACCCGAATACTCGAACTTTGTTGCGGCACAGGCAGACTTACTGTTCCAATAGCACAGGACGGGTATGATATTACCGGGGTTGATTATACTTCTTCAATGCTTGACCAGGCAAAGATTAAAGCATCCGAAGCAGGATTGGAAATTCCTTTTATTGAAGCAGATATCAGGACTTTGAATTTACAGGAAAAATACGACCTTATTTTTATTCCATTTAATTCAATCCATCATTTATATAAAAATGAAGATTTATTTAAGGCATTCAGTGTCGTTAAAAATCATCTCAAAGACGGAGGTTTATTTCTGTTGGATTGCTTTAATCCGAATATTCGTTATATCGTAGAAGGCGAAAAAGAACCGATGGAAATTGCTGCTTATACAACAGACGATGGAAGAGAAGTATTGATAAAGCAGACAATGCGATATGAAAATACGACTCAGATCAATCGAATCGAATGGCATTACTTTATTAATGGCAAGTTCAATTCGATTCAAAATCTGGATATGAGAATGTTTTTCCCGCAAGAATTGGATTCATATTTGGAATGGAACGGTTTTAATATTATTCACAAATACGGAGGATTTGACGGGGAAGCATTTAATGATGATTCGGAAAAACAGATATTCGTTTGCCGGTGTTAG
- a CDS encoding carboxymuconolactone decarboxylase family protein has translation MNKILLISVLSILILNVMAQEKIVQTAGRTQLGEFAPKFAELNDDVLFGEVWSRTDKLGLRDRSLVTITSLISQGITDNSLVFHLQSAKKNGITRTEIAEIITHIGFYAGWPKAWAAFNLAKGVWAEDSTGEDAKAAFQREMIFPIGEPNTAYAQYFIGNSYLAPVSREQVSIANVTFEPRCRNNWHVHRAKSGGGQMLIGVAGRGWYQEEGKPAVEILPGTVIHIPANVKHWHGAAADSWFAHLAFEVPGENTSNEWLEPVTDEEYNKLEQNKQ, from the coding sequence ATGAACAAGATTCTTTTAATTTCAGTACTCAGCATTTTAATACTCAATGTCATGGCACAAGAAAAAATAGTACAGACAGCAGGGCGCACCCAATTAGGCGAGTTCGCCCCCAAATTTGCAGAACTCAACGATGATGTCCTTTTCGGCGAAGTATGGAGTCGCACCGACAAACTTGGTCTGCGCGACCGCAGTTTAGTGACCATCACCTCCCTCATTAGCCAGGGTATCACCGACAATTCGCTCGTTTTCCATCTTCAGTCGGCAAAGAAGAACGGTATTACCCGCACCGAGATTGCCGAAATAATCACCCACATCGGTTTCTATGCCGGTTGGCCCAAAGCGTGGGCGGCATTCAATCTGGCCAAAGGCGTATGGGCGGAAGATTCTACCGGTGAAGACGCCAAGGCCGCTTTCCAGCGCGAAATGATTTTCCCTATCGGCGAACCCAATACTGCATATGCACAGTACTTCATCGGTAACAGCTACCTTGCTCCCGTATCCCGAGAGCAAGTATCGATAGCCAATGTTACTTTTGAACCTCGTTGCCGCAACAACTGGCACGTACACCGCGCAAAAAGCGGCGGCGGACAGATGCTCATCGGCGTAGCCGGACGCGGTTGGTATCAGGAAGAAGGCAAGCCGGCGGTGGAGATTCTGCCTGGCACAGTAATTCATATCCCTGCTAACGTCAAGCATTGGCACGGAGCTGCAGCCGACAGTTGGTTCGCTCATTTAGCATTCGAAGTCCCCGGAGAGAATACTTCCAATGAATGGCTCGAACCGGTGACGGATGAAGAGTATAACAAACTCGAACAGAACAAGCAATAA
- a CDS encoding AraC family transcriptional regulator, whose translation MEQLDVFDCSNVLIASYFTDDRGCAHENREHTLIYLCSGELEIEERGKKTVLHPGDCAFMRRDNRMWLQKKVEDGKPYRSVVLKFSRPFLREFYQTLNRQQIPTDSKRDKVSLRVLPGNRPDIRSLFESIIPYFDAGEKPSEDVLKLKMIEGVYVLLNTDRNLYASLFDFVEPWKIDILDYLNKNYMCDLSMDEIASYTGRSLATFKRDFAKISDLTPQKWIIRRRLEAAHDLIKSGRKKVTEACFDVGFKNLSHFSKIYKEAYGVAPSW comes from the coding sequence ATGGAACAATTAGATGTATTCGATTGCTCGAATGTGCTTATAGCGAGCTATTTCACTGACGACCGGGGATGTGCCCACGAAAACAGGGAACATACGCTTATTTATCTGTGCTCCGGTGAACTGGAGATAGAAGAGCGTGGCAAGAAAACCGTGTTGCATCCGGGGGATTGTGCTTTCATGCGGCGCGATAACCGGATGTGGTTGCAGAAAAAGGTCGAGGATGGGAAACCGTACCGTTCTGTCGTGTTGAAATTCTCAAGACCTTTTCTGAGAGAATTTTATCAGACTCTTAACCGGCAACAAATTCCGACTGATTCTAAACGCGATAAAGTAAGTCTGCGTGTATTGCCAGGCAACAGACCGGACATTCGTTCACTGTTCGAATCCATCATACCCTATTTCGATGCAGGTGAAAAACCGTCTGAAGATGTACTGAAGTTAAAAATGATTGAGGGAGTATATGTACTACTCAATACCGACAGGAACCTTTACGCCTCGTTGTTCGATTTTGTGGAACCGTGGAAAATAGACATTCTCGACTATCTGAATAAAAATTATATGTGCGACCTTTCGATGGATGAAATTGCAAGTTATACGGGACGTAGCTTGGCGACTTTCAAACGAGACTTCGCCAAAATCAGTGACCTGACACCACAGAAATGGATTATCAGACGTCGTCTGGAGGCTGCACATGATTTGATAAAATCAGGTAGAAAAAAAGTGACGGAAGCCTGTTTCGATGTGGGTTTCAAAAACCTGTCTCATTTCTCCAAAATATATAAGGAAGCGTATGGGGTTGCCCCATCATGGTAA
- a CDS encoding aldo/keto reductase produces the protein MEKNNQMNLSRRGFLKTATLTGVALTMPTGLDKVFAAETKQTAVSDNDSDAAHITGHRILGTGKAAFEVSTLGFGVMGMTYNRSQHPDKKQCIRLLHEAVDRGITLFDTAIIYGPLTNENLAGEALSEFKNRINVTTKFGHEVIDGKATGRQNSRPETIRRYCEESLHRLRLESLPMFYQHRSDPDTPAEEVASTIADLMKEGKVQHWGMCEVSAETIRKAHAVCPLTAIQSEYHLMHRLVEENGVLDTCQELGIGFVPYSPLNRGFLGGCINEYTVFDVNNDNRQTLPRFQPEAMRANTRIVNVLQAFGRTRGMTSAQVALGWLLRKAPWIVPIPGTTKLAHLKENLRTQEFTLSPEEWKELEDAVAAIPVVGDRYNAEQQRQVGR, from the coding sequence ATGGAAAAGAACAATCAAATGAATCTCAGCCGTCGCGGATTTCTCAAGACGGCAACCTTAACAGGAGTAGCATTGACCATGCCCACCGGACTGGATAAAGTCTTTGCAGCGGAAACGAAACAGACGGCAGTCTCCGATAACGACAGCGATGCCGCTCATATTACGGGACATCGTATATTAGGTACGGGAAAGGCAGCTTTCGAGGTATCGACACTCGGCTTTGGTGTAATGGGTATGACTTACAACCGCAGTCAGCATCCAGACAAAAAACAGTGCATCCGATTGTTGCATGAAGCGGTGGATCGGGGTATAACACTCTTCGACACGGCTATCATCTATGGGCCGTTGACTAACGAAAATCTAGCCGGAGAAGCATTGTCCGAATTCAAAAACCGGATCAACGTAACGACTAAATTCGGACATGAAGTTATCGACGGGAAAGCCACGGGTCGTCAGAACAGTCGGCCGGAGACTATTCGTCGCTATTGCGAAGAGTCGCTCCATCGCCTCCGGCTCGAATCGCTTCCCATGTTTTACCAGCACCGCTCTGATCCGGATACTCCGGCAGAAGAAGTGGCATCGACCATTGCCGACCTGATGAAAGAGGGCAAGGTACAACACTGGGGCATGTGCGAAGTCAGTGCCGAGACCATCCGCAAAGCTCACGCTGTTTGTCCATTGACGGCTATCCAAAGCGAGTATCATCTGATGCACCGGCTGGTAGAGGAAAACGGGGTGCTCGATACCTGTCAGGAGTTGGGGATCGGCTTTGTTCCGTACAGCCCGCTGAACCGTGGATTTTTGGGTGGCTGCATCAATGAATACACGGTTTTTGATGTAAACAACGACAACCGCCAAACCCTGCCACGCTTTCAACCGGAAGCGATGCGTGCGAATACCCGTATCGTGAATGTGCTCCAAGCCTTCGGCCGCACACGAGGCATGACTTCGGCACAAGTGGCACTCGGCTGGTTACTCCGGAAAGCACCGTGGATCGTCCCCATCCCCGGAACAACGAAACTGGCGCATCTGAAAGAGAACCTGCGCACGCAGGAATTTACTCTTTCACCCGAAGAATGGAAAGAGCTGGAGGATGCAGTAGCCGCTATTCCCGTTGTCGGAGACCGATACAATGCCGAGCAACAACGTCAGGTAGGCCGCTAA